A window from Rhinolophus sinicus isolate RSC01 linkage group LG18, ASM3656204v1, whole genome shotgun sequence encodes these proteins:
- the UMOD gene encoding uromodulin: protein MGRLFALTSVPLVVVVVASWVITAAAEDTSEARNCSECHSNATCMEAGAATTCSCKEGFTGDGLECVDLDECANPEAHNCSGGSRCVNVLGSYVCACAQGFRLTPELHCTDVDECAEPGLSGCHPLATCINGYGNYSCVCPAGYWGDGWFCECSPGSCGPGLDCVAQGEALVCADPCQAHRTLDQYWRSAEHGPGYTCDTGLFGWYRFVGRGGARLAETCVPTLHCNTAAPMWLNGTHPSSDEGIVNRTACAHWNGDCCLWDAPVQVKACAGGYYVYNLQPPPECHLAYCTDPSSVDGTCEECSVEEVCVSDNGRWRCECKEDSNSTGTERSLLEYRLECGANDIKVSLSKCQLKSLHFEKVFMYLRDSQCSGFTERGDRVWMSVVTPARDGPCGTVMTKNETHATYSNTLYLADAIIIRDVDTRINFGCSYPLDMKVSLQTSLQPMVSTLNISVGGTGLFTVRMALFQGPAYTRPYQGSSVTLSTEAFLYVGAVLDGGDLSRFALLMTNCYATPSGISTDPLKYFIIQDRCPRAEDATIQVVENGESPQGRFAVQMFRFAGNHDLVYLHCEVYLCDTGNEKCKPTCSRTRSLSRGVTDPTHVLNLGPIMRKGGQATVSSAASTNLGLLKFWLPLLLSATLSLMAQ from the exons ATGGGGCGGCTCTTTGCTCTGACCTCAGTGCCcctggtagtggtggtggtggcctCCTGGGTCATCACAGCTGCAGCCGAAGACACCTCGGAAGCTA GAAATTGCTCTGAATGCCACAGCAATGCCACTTGCATGGAGGCAGGGGCTGCTACCACGTGCTCCTGCAAAGAGGGCTTCACTGGTGACGGCCTGGAGTGCGTGGACCTGGACGAATGCGCCAACCCGGAGGCCCACAACTGCTCGGGGGGCAGCCGCTGCGTGAACGTGCTGGGCTCCTACGTGTGCGCATGCGCCCAGGGCTTCCGCCTGACACCCGAGCTCCACTGTACCGACGTGGACGAGTGCGCGGAGCCGGGGCTCAGCGGCTGTCATCCTCTGGCCACCTGCATCAATGGCTACGGCAACTACTCGTGCGTGTGCCCCGCGGGCTACTGGGGGGACGGGTGGTTCTGCGAGTGCTCCCCGGGCTCCTGTGGGCCCGGGCTGGACTGCGTGGCCCAGGGCGAGGCGCTCGTGTGCGCCGATCCGTGCCAGGCGCACCGCACCCTGGACCAGTACTGGCGCAGCGCCGAGCACGGGCCGGGCTACACCTGCGACACGGGCCTGTTCGGCTGGTACCGCTTCGTGGGGCGCGGCGGCGCGCGCCTGGCCGAGACCTGCGTGCCCACCCTGCACTGCAACACGGCCGCGCCCATGTGGCTCAACGGCACGCACCCGTCCAGCGACGAGGGCATCGTGAACCGCACGGCCTGCGCGCACTGGAACGGCGACTGCTGCCTGTGGGATGCGCCCGTCCAGGTGAAGGCCTGTGCCGGCGGCTACTACGTGTACAACCTGCAGCCGCCGCCCGAGTGCCATCTGGCGTACTGCACAG ACCCCAGCTCTGTGGACGGGACGTGTGAGGAGTGCAGTGTGGAAGAGGTCTGCGTATCGGACAATGGCAGGTGGCGCTGCGAGTGCAAAGAGGACTCCAACAGTACCGGCACCG AGCGCTCCCTCCTGGAGTACAGGCTGGAGTGTGGGGCCAACGACATCAAAGTGTCCCTGAGCAAGTGCCAGCTGAAGAGCCTGCACTTTGAGAAGGTCTTCATGTACCTACGTGACAGCCAGTGCTCGGGCTTCACTGAGAGGGGTGACCGGGTGTGGATGTCTGTGGTGACCCCGGCCAGGGATGGCCCCTGTGGGACAGTGATGACG aagaatgaaacgcATGCCACGTACAGCAACACCCTCTACCTGGCAGATGCCATCATCATCCGTGACGTTGACACCCGTATCAACTTCGGGTGCTCCTACCCGCTGGACATGAAAGTCAGCCTGCAGACCTCCCTGCAGCCGATGGTCAG cacccTGAACATCAGCGTGGGCGGGACCGGCCTGTTCACCGTGCGGATGGCGCTCTTCCAGGGCCCCGCGTACACGCGGCCCTACCAAGGCTCCTCCGTGACCCTGTCCACCGAGGCCTTTCTCTACGTGGGCGCCGTGCTGGACGGAGGCGACCTGTCTCGCTTTGCACTGCTGATGACCAACTGCTACGCCACGCCCAGCGGCATCTCCACTGACCCCCTGAAGTACTTCATCATCCAGGACAG GTGTCCACGTGCTGAGGACGCCACCATCCAGGTGGTGGAGAACGGGGAGTCCCCTCAGGGCCGGTTTGCGGTCCAAATGTTCCGATTTGCGGGGAACCACGACCTGGTCTACCTACACTGTGAAGTGTATCTCTGTGACACCGGGAATGAAAAGTGCAAACCC ACCTGCTCCAGGACCAGATCCCTCAGTAGGGGCGTCACAGACCCAACCCATGTCCTGAACTTGGGTCCCATCATGCGGAAAG GTGGCCAGGCCACAGTCTCGAGCGCTGCTTCCACCAATCTGG GGCTCCTGAAGTTCTGGCTGCCTCTGCTGCTCTCGGCCACCCTGTCCCTGATGGCGCAGTGA